The following proteins are encoded in a genomic region of Montipora foliosa isolate CH-2021 chromosome 8, ASM3666993v2, whole genome shotgun sequence:
- the LOC137968159 gene encoding octopamine receptor beta-2R-like — MNKMLWFYILGWLPSTVAVFGNALVVYIIATRRQLHSLPNVFIVSLAVADVAVGAVFFPTDFFCSKTMMALCNTNIPHLFAILAIYASVWSLCAMTIDRYIAIVKPLRYTTLMSSCRAALLVASAWLIPLSLDSVPAVCDRLTGKCDLKNKKLIIGKMFMLEILPCFFLIMATTHILIIARRHWRQNNRLDSQLFHNQPGHRRQGVKESSATKVIIVVVLIFLACYSVELYSVAGLLLYSSYPTDEVIKVINFLIIVNSAANPIAYALFKRDIRKELMRTFCKKSPSRHQTTLETTAV; from the coding sequence ATGAACAAGATGTTATGGTTTTACATTCTTGGTTGGCTTCCCAGTACTGTTGCTGTTTTTGGAAATGCTTTAGTTGTTTATATAATTGCCACTAGACGGCAGCTACATAGCTTGCCAAATGTGTTTATTGTGTCCCTCGCCGTGGCCGACGTTGCTGTTGGTGCTGTGTTCTTTCCAACAGACTTCTTTTGCAGCAAAACAATGATGGCGCTTTGCAACACGAATATCCCCCATCTTTTTGCCATACTGGCTATCTACGCATCGGTTTGGAGTTTATGTGCTATGACAATAGATCGTTATATCGCCATTGTTAAACCCCTGCGATATACGACACTGATGTCGTCCTGTCGGGCCGCTTTGCTTGTTGCCTCCGCTTGGCTTATTCCTCTTTCACTGGACTCTGTCCCAGCCGTGTGTGATCGGCTTACAGGAAAGTGTGACTTGAAGAACAAGAAACTCATCATCGGCAAAATGTTCATGCTAGAGATTTTGCCATGTTTTTTCCTAATAATGGCTACAACACATATACTAATTATTGCCAGAAGGCACTGGCGTCAAAACAACCGGCTCGATTCTCAATTGTTCCATAATCAACCTGGTCACCGCCGCCAGGGAGTTAAAGAGTCATCTGCGACGAAGGTGATAATAGTCGTGGTTTTAATTTTCCTTGCTTGTTACTCTGTTGAATTATACAGCGTTGCTGGATTACTTCTTTACTCGTCTTATCCGACAGACGAAGTTATAAAGGTGATTAATTTCCTAATCATCGTCAATTCGGCTGCAAACCCGATAGCTTATGCTCTTTTTAAAAGAGACATTCGAAAGGAATTGATGAGAACGTTCTGTAAAAAGTCACCTTCACGACATCAAACTACTTTGGAAACCACAGCCGTGTAA